The genome window TACCAATCTCTTTTAACCCTTTTTGTTGTATAAAACCACCACCACTTGCAATGGAACAATTTTGAGTGTTAGCAAGAAAAGTAAGCAATTTTTTTTCTTCTTTACGAAATTTTTTCTCCCCGTATATTTTGAAAAATTCACTAATTTCAAGATTAAATTTATCTTTAATCAAACAGTCTGTATCTAAAAAAAATTTATCATATTTTTCTGCATAAGCTCTTGCAATAGTCGTTTTACCACAACCCATAAAACCTACAAAAAGGAGGTTATCCTTCTTGCTCATCTTTGCTACCTTTTTTTCTTGAAGCTAAAATCAAAGGCACGCCTTCAA of Campylobacter sp. 2014D-0216 contains these proteins:
- a CDS encoding shikimate kinase: MSKKDNLLFVGFMGCGKTTIARAYAEKYDKFFLDTDCLIKDKFNLEISEFFKIYGEKKFRKEEKKLLTFLANTQNCSIASGGGFIQQKGLKEIGKIVYLQASFEYIIQRLKQKELSARPLLANPNNAKMLFKQRIKKYEKKADIIINIENKSIKKIIREIKKEVK